GAAATCAATTTCTGTCGTAGAAAGTACAACCGATATTCAACTGATTTGTTTGTGATAATCCTTGGCCTGAGATAAACAGACTTTGATAGTCTGCTGTTCTCCAAACACAAAGTTTTGTATGTTTTCTATGTTGTGTAGTTCCATTCAGTACAAAACATCCGGCAATGCTCAAACAAATCCGACTGCTTTGTCCAAAAACTGAGCAAAGTTTTCAGGCTGACCTCGCTGGAATGGCAGCAGTGTGGACAGGTCCATGTTACGCAGAGTCTCTGCGAGAGTGCTAcaatgagaaagagaagagtGAAAGAAGAGTGATGGTCTAAAAACTAATGactgcatacagtacatgcataaaaaatatattacgaTATTATATTAAAACGTTTCTAGTTTGTAGCAGATCCTGTTTCAGGTCTCCCATGGTTCAGATTTTCAGTTCAGCAAATCCCACAGATGTTTAATCAGATTGAGATTTAGGGACTTAGGAGGCCAAATCAACATATTGAAttatttgtcatgttcctctaaccattcctgaacaatttttgcaatgtggcattatcctgctgaaagaagcCACTGGAATTAGGGAATGCTCcagcaatgtttaggtaggtagTGCGTGTTGAAGTAACATCCACAGAAATGCCAGGACCCATCAGAACAtagcccagagcatcacactgcctccaccGGCTTGCCTTTTGGTAGGTACTTTGGTAGGTActtgtgtcaacagtccaggctggtggaggtggtgtaatggtgtaggGAAGGTTTTTCTGGCACTCTTTGGGCCTGTTAATACCAATTGCTTCGATGTCAGAGCGTTGAGTATTTGAGTAATGCTACTGACCATTTGTATCCCTTTTTGGTCGCAATTTGAATGGATACTTCCAGCATAATATGGCACAATGCTACAAAACAAAAGTTGTCacaaactggtttcatgaacagGGAACCTGGAATGTCCAAGTCACTGGATCTGAATCCATTAGATCAGctctgggatgtggtagaacgGGAGATTCAGAGTAAGAGAAATCTGCAGGACTTGCGAGATGCAGTCCTATCAACGTTGAGCAGaatcgcaaaaaaaaaaatttccaacatcttgtggaatccatgccacaaagatttgtttgttttgagagTAAAGGGAGACTTTACCcagtattagtatagtgttcctaataaagtgctcagtgagtgttGTAATGTGTATGCTGCTTTTAAGAGTTTGCCTAGCACAGCAGCTCTTACCAGCCTTTTTAATAGATACCTAACATCACTGGTTGATCTTATAGATGTACAGTTCCTTATTCATGCCATAATATGTTAAttgatctctctcttttttgccaTCAGTTTCTGACCAGAGAACAGCTACTCGCTACACTCATACCTAACAAATTGgccattaaatataaataaaagaaactgtATGTAATAAATGGGTAAAaaagcatatgtgtgtgtagattaaaTTAAACCACATGACCCAAACCTGCAGGTGCAGTAGAGGAGATGGCCATCGGCCTGCAGTTGCTTGGCCAGCTCCAGCTGATGATTGTCCATTAATTTATCATTAATCACAACAAGAAGAGGCTTTCCCGCTCCTAAAACCTCCAGACAACTTCCAGCTCCTAGAAAGACAAAAGAGGTCTTAGGTCACTTTATTGTTCCTCTCCTCTGCTGCTAAGTCAAAGAAACTATTACAACCAGTAATCTATACTGCTTGGAAGATCATCATAAACCCGTTCACACCCATCATAGACTTGATCACTGCCATGGCAAGGAAAGAGGCCAGAAAACTGCTAAAGACCCCATCAATCCTGGCAACCTTCTGTTTCAGAAGCTACCATCAATCATGTGCAATTGAAGCATATTCTCTTATCACCACAACCACCTCTTCCCATGAGCTCTTAATCTCACCAACCAAGACCAGTGATGTTTTTTCTGGGTTCACCTAgagattattaatattaatatactctgttacagtggtgtgaaaaagtgtttgttcccttcctgatttttaatgtttttgtacgtttttcacactttaatgtttcagatcattaaacaaatctaaatattagtcaaagataacacaaataaacgcaacttgcagtttttaaatgaaggtttttattattaaggtaAAACaaatggccctgtgtgaaaaagtgtatgcccccctgttaaaacgtAACATAATtatggtttatcacacctgagttcaatttctctagccacacccaggcctgattactgtcacacctgttcacaatcaagaaatcagttaaataagacctgactgacaaagtgaagtagaccaaaagatcctcaaaagctacacatcatgctgagatccaaagaaattcaggaacaattgagaaagaaagtaattgaggtCTATCAGTcaggaaaaggttataaagccatttataGCCAGTATATAACCAGTTATGAtaaaatgaggaagaaaagcTGGCAATATCGGA
The Tachysurus vachellii isolate PV-2020 chromosome 13, HZAU_Pvac_v1, whole genome shotgun sequence genome window above contains:
- the zgc:92907 gene encoding UDP-N-acetylglucosamine transferase subunit ALG13 homolog isoform X2 yields the protein MDNHQLELAKQLQADGHLLYCTCSTLAETLRNMDLSTLLPFQRGQPENFAQFLDKAVGFV